The window AAAGAGATGGTGGGAAAGTTGATAAGTGAAAAGACACCAAGTATAAATAAGATAGAGATTATGAAGGTTACAAGAAGTTATTCAAGTAAATTCACCTTTTATTGCATTCAAAATAATTTTAGGGGTGGTGGGTAAGAACATGGAGATTACCATGGATGAGAGACTTCAAGTAATTGTTACCATTGCTAAGATAAATAGGGCTTTTCAGAGAGAACTTAACAAAAAGTTAGCTAAGCTAAACATATCCTACCTCGATCACCTCGTGCTAAGAGGAATAAAGGACGGTCCCAAACCTATGGTTGAGCTGGCAAATAAGTACTTGGTTACCCAAGCTTCAATAACTTCTACAGTTGATAAACTGGAGGATATGGGTTTAGTGAGAAGGGAGAGGAGTCAAGATGATAGAAGGTTAGTGTTGATATATATAACAGAGAAAGGAAAAGAAGTGATGGAAG is drawn from Sulfolobus acidocaldarius SUSAZ and contains these coding sequences:
- a CDS encoding MarR family transcriptional regulator, which codes for MEITMDERLQVIVTIAKINRAFQRELNKKLAKLNISYLDHLVLRGIKDGPKPMVELANKYLVTQASITSTVDKLEDMGLVRRERSQDDRRLVLIYITEKGKEVMEEGFKIYRELSEEIMKELKDNQVKSLLEGLSVLLSRLENIRS